From the Coffea eugenioides isolate CCC68of chromosome 1, Ceug_1.0, whole genome shotgun sequence genome, the window GGGATTTTGTGTTAATAATCTGGCTCCATATGTACAAAGCATCGTAAAGATGAATACACTGAAGTATAAAAAGTTTGGCTCAATAGAAGTTTGATTCAAATAGACTAGAAAAATCAAATCGAGTTTCATGCAATAATGTCCAACTTGATTCGACTCCTTTAAACTTACATTCCTTCTTAGAATATGGGTTGAAACTCAAAATAGAAGTGGGCAGATAAATGGTATCTGCAACAAAAGAGACTCCGTTGAGATTAGTATTAAAATTAGCGGACGCAAAGTTAATTTTTGCCACcccgcaaaaaaaaagaaaaagaaaagaaaaagtgggGAATGGGAGAAGCATGCCCATTTCATAATTGAAGGAATCGGATCTGGGCTGGTGCGGAATCAGCCGATGCCGAGGTTCAGTTAAACAATACAGCAGGTGGTTTCCCCTTGGcgcttttttctctttctctatctctcctttttttttttttttcggcccCCTTTTTGTCCCAGCCAAAAGAGGAAGAAGCAAACAAGGCGAGGTTGTTAGGTACTTTTAAAGAGGGAAAAGGATTTCGAATTCCATTTCTCTCCCGGCATTCAATTCCGATTGACTAGAAAAGTTTAGCTGGATCAAGGATTAGCGTTGGCGGTTCTGGAGTTCTGAGGAGAAGTCCAAAATAATTGATGGCGTATAGGAGGAGGCAGCAATTAGGTAAGGCTTCCACTTTCAAAGAAGAAATTGGGAGTCCGTATAATCCAGCGCCTCCTCCTCCGCTGCAGCTACCGGACGATGTTGACGGCGACGGCGGCACTTCATCGCCTTCCGCATCCTCTCTCGCTGCTAAAGCAATCAGAGCCTCTTCTGCTCATCACGACTCGTCTCTCTCGTCCGCTTATGGCCAGTCCGCCTTCTCCTCTCCTCGCGACTCCAATCCCCTTCGATCCTCgtcttcttcctcttcctcgCCCAAGGTTCCAGCTTTTCCAATTATCTTATCCTTTATATATTTAAGTACTTATATGCTCTATTGACTTGATTTCAGCATAGCTGTTTTCAGATTTGAAGTTGTTTTTTCCTGACCTTTTGTAGATTTCCGTCGAATTGAGCTGTCACAGTTGAATAGGAATGGGTTTTGTTTTAGAAAAGTTTGACAATTTGGAACTCTTTCTTAGAAATGTTGGACTTGAATCAGAAATATGTTGTCATAGCTGAATAGGAATGGGTTCTTTAAGAAAAGGTTAAAAAGGTGACAATTTGGAACCATTTCTTAGAAATGCTGTACTTGAATCAGAAATATGTTTATAAAGTGCAACTTGGTTCCTTTCCTACTAGCACATAAGTGTGGATTCTTGTGATGTGACAGGAGTAAGCATATTGGCTGGGTTGTAATAATCTCGTTTCTTAAATGTGTAAAAGGAGATGCAACTGCAACGGGTACATTTCTGTCTGAAAAGCTTCAGGGGAATTTTATCATTCTAACTTAGAAGAGGGAATGTGAGTGAGTTGTAAGCTGGGGATTATCACCCTCTGGGAAGCCCAAAGGGACTGAGTGATGGTATTTCGTGCATGTGAATTATAAATTAGTCCTCAATTGGATGTTTTAGACATGAAGCAGTAAGAGTGCGTGATGGTCTATCAGATGCGGTTGCAGGCATGATGTCTTATCCATCTCCAAAGTTTGAGCTGCCTTCTTTTAAAGACACTTTATTGGCTGGGGTTGCCTGTTAAAAGTGCAAAGATGAGGGATCAAAGGTGTAATGTTTCCAAACTAAAAGCATTTAAGCAGTTGTGCATCCAACTAAAAAAGAAGTCAATAGCTGAAAAATACATGCATGCCTCTTCCTGGGACATGCCAAATGGACAAGAAGTTAGTTGATGGATTCTTACATTTGTGCTTCTGGAAAAGACCCAATACCAGTATACGAGGTTTTGGAATCATTTGGATCACTTTGTGGATAGGAAATTTCTGTAGTTTAATAAGTGAATTAATATGTTAGTGAATACTTCTGCTTTAAACTTGATGTGTTGCATGATTTTATGCATTGGAACAGTTTGCAGAATATGCGAAGGAGGAGGCTCTTGGGACAACTTATGTTAGTAAATGTATCTCTGGTTTAAACAAGGACATTTATGAGTTTTGGCATTATCATGTGACTCATGAGATTTTCAGGAAGACACTTGCCTTCTGATAATCAGCACAATTGAAACTGAATGagtttcatttttccttttttttttggtagtgcattatttttattatttttttaaagcttCCTAGCATGTAGGAAGCTTCCTATTATTTCTTTTCCGTAGTGGAGTATTATCTATTTTTTAGCTCTTAATTCCTGTTGTGTGCTTTTTACTCCACTTAATGTTTACTGGTTACATGTAGGGGTTTTCCAGCTATGAGTATACGTCAATGAAAAGCTTGAATGAACCTAAACAAGGATTTTGGGGTGTACTTGCTAGAAAAGCTAAAGCCATTATAGATGATGATAATGCATCCCAACAGCATGAAACACCAGGAAGGACAACACCGCAGATGTCTGGTAGAGCAACTAGAGGCCAGGTGAACTTTAAAAATGATCACTGTGTCTGAACTGGTCAAGAATTTCAAAAGCCATTTACACTCATTTGGGAACAACCCTTATGATTCTCCTTTTATATGGTGTTAACATGTTTTGCCATAatattccaaaattattcataTGAACTGTCTTTGtatagcatatcatttgcttttTTCTTTGTAAAGAACCTTTAGGGTAGCCCTTAATGTTCTGTTATTTTATGTTGTCCCTTCACCTGTTTGCAGTATGATGGGACATACTCGTCATATGAAAGCCGTCCGAAGAAAGACAGCCCTACTTTACAAAAGGGACTAGGTGCTCTGGCTTCTTCGCTTAATTACATTGGCGGGACGATTGGAAATGCATTAGAAGTAGgtttctctatttttctgcACAAATGCTTTGGTTTTGAACAATTGTAATTCTTCTGTATGCAGTGTGATTCCTCATGCCAATTCGGGGATGAATTTAATGTTAGAGTTTGGACAATTGTTTATGTAGTTGTATCTCCTTATAAGCAGCATCAGAAGGTTGCCTAAAAGTCTTGACCTGACTATGCTATGATGTTGCATAATATGAGTTGCTTTCAAAGTTTTGCTTCTGTATattctttgatttttctttaaaaaactGCTGAAGGTTCCGTATGTGAACATCATTTGAATACTAATATGGCATTTGATGAGGGCTTATGTGCTCGATCCTTCTAAAGTGTAATGTAACAAGTAAGACCTTTTGTtgatccttaaaaaaaaaattgaagataaGATGTTTTACTCTGTATAGTTTGATCTAGCACCTCTACAATTTTGAAAAGCCGTGTGCAAATATCTTCCAGGGGACAACTGTTTTGGTAGTCATCCTAGACTTGCACGCAATGTTTGTCTACGTTCTGACATATATGTTCATTCTTTGTCATGTTCCACAACTAAATCCCCTTCTTTTGCAGGAGGGTCTTGCAGTTGTGGAGAATCGCACTGCAGACATCATTCAAGAAACACGCAAGCTGCAAATTAGGAAAAAAGGAAGTGGTTCTATACCTGAGAACCAGACTTCGAATACTGGTAGTTTTCGGCAACAACCATTGGGCCAGACCCATGTGCAACCCCGGACACATGCAGAATTGGAAATCCAATTGAAAGCATCTCGCGACGTAAGGTGCCAACTCTGTGACGCTGGTTGTATAAGCTCTAATTATTGTGTCAAGGGGGGGGGTGTCTATTGTTATTTAGACTTGTTTATTACTTTGAAGTTGTTCCATGTGTCTCTGTCATAGTGCATTTAAAAATTTCatgaatttataaaaataaatcaCCATATCTTGTTTAGCAGTTTTTCTGCTCACCTTCCTTTTTGATTGCTTCTTTCATATGCTATAAGTTGATCTTCTGAGAAGATTCTACCATTTGACAGTAGGCTTTTTGGCTCTATTAGCCAAGGTATAATTGTCCCCCCCGCCCCCCACCCTCTTCCCCCCAAAACCTAGTTCAACATCTGTTCTGGTTGGTGTACTTATGTATCTTGATCTTTCTAAAATCAACcacatgaattttttttggggggtgggGGAATACTAAAATAATGTGGAAAGGATTAGCAGTTAATTCAACTTTATGTTCTATGATATGGCTTTCCTCTTCTTTATGAGGTATTGTGGAAGCCAAACGGAAAGGTTTTTGCTTGTAAAATTGTAAATGCTTAGATCCCTATTTCCTAGATGATAGTTTCAAAAGTCATGGATGCCATAGATTGATCTAAACTCAATTTTCTTCTATTGCTTGTCTAAACTAGGTTTTGTCACCCTTGACACACTAAAATCTGATATCTAGAAGCAAATTGAgcattttcttggtttttggtTCTTTATGGCCGGTTTATCCTTTACATTcagttttctttcttgtttttcagTTCCTTTATGGTACTTGTAATTGTTCATTTACTTTCAATTTTCTCATGCCCAATTGGTCCTTGAGCTTTAGAATAATCTGTTTTTCTGCTTGTTTGCCTTGACCTTCCTTATGTTTAATACTGCTAAGACTTGAATAAGAGTAAGAATTTGCTTTAATTATCTCCTTTCTCCATTGATCTTCAGGCTCTTCTGGACATCCCTCAGGATCTTCCTCCTGTTTTGTAACATATTTGTCTTTTTAATGAAGCTTACATGTCcccca encodes:
- the LOC113762947 gene encoding uncharacterized protein LOC113762947; translated protein: MAYRRRQQLGKASTFKEEIGSPYNPAPPPPLQLPDDVDGDGGTSSPSASSLAAKAIRASSAHHDSSLSSAYGQSAFSSPRDSNPLRSSSSSSSSPKGFSSYEYTSMKSLNEPKQGFWGVLARKAKAIIDDDNASQQHETPGRTTPQMSGRATRGQYDGTYSSYESRPKKDSPTLQKGLGALASSLNYIGGTIGNALEEGLAVVENRTADIIQETRKLQIRKKGSGSIPENQTSNTGSFRQQPLGQTHVQPRTHAELEIQLKASRDVAMAMAAKAKLLLRELKTVKADLAFAKERCAQLEEENRILRESREKGDNPEDDDLIRLQLETLLAEKARLAQENSVFARENRFLREIVEYHQLTMQDVVYLDEGTEEVTEVYPVKVPSTSNLLSLGTTPPSLPLSLASPFASHDATPLVTRDIAVHPVPSSEPKDVFQSVTPLSSYIPMPNEDLGRH